The DNA window ACCGACACCCCCCACATGATGCACCCGCAGACGAGCACGATGATGACCATGAAGGGCAGCAGTTGCTGGCGGCGGAGGCGCGACCGGACGTGCTTGATAAGCAGCGGGTTCTCCCAGAGCAGGGCCGCGAATGTCATCCTCACGACACCTCCTTCGCGCCGATCTTCAGGAACAGCGCCTCGAGGTCTTCCTTCTCGCGCGAGAAGGAAGAGACGCGCACTCCGGCCGTCACGAGGGCAGTCAGCAGCTCGCTGGCCTCTGCGCCCTCACCCTCGAAGGCGAAGCGGCAGGCGCCGTTCTCCCAGACCGGGGCGCTCACGCGGGGGTCGGCGGCCAGGACGGTCGCAGCCGACGCGGGGTCGCCGACCACCTCCAGCGCCACCCGCGCCCGCCCCATCACCCGGGCGGCGACATCCGCCACCGTGCCACTCACCACCATCTCGCCCTTCTGCATGACGCCGACGGAGGTGCAGAACTCCGACAGCTCCGACAGGATGTGGGAGGAGATGATGACGGTCTTGCCGGCCTGGCCCAGATCGCGCAGGATCTGCTTGAGCAGGGCCCGGCCATTGGGGTCCACGCCGCTGGCCGGTTCGTCCAGCAGCAGCACCCGTGGGTCGGGCAGCAGCGTCTTGGCCAGCATCAGCCGCTGCCGCATCCCGCGCGAGAGTTGGCTGGTCAGCGCGTGGCGCTTCTCGGTCAGGTCCACGAGTTGCAGGTGCTGGTCGATCACCGGCCCCCGGCGGTGGGGCGGCAGGCCATACGCGGCGGCGAAGAGGTCGAGGAACTCCCAGACGGTGAGGTCCTCATAGATGGGGGCGGAATCGGGCATGAAGCCAACCAGGCCGACGGCCTGCTCGCGCTGGTGATCCA is part of the bacterium genome and encodes:
- a CDS encoding ABC transporter ATP-binding protein: MIHVRNLRVDYDEVCAVRDLCLEVGPGEIYGLIGPNGAGKTSTLRALVGLVEATYGDVIIGGFDLDHQREQAVGLVGFMPDSAPIYEDLTVWEFLDLFAAAYGLPPHRRGPVIDQHLQLVDLTEKRHALTSQLSRGMRQRLMLAKTLLPDPRVLLLDEPASGVDPNGRALLKQILRDLGQAGKTVIISSHILSELSEFCTSVGVMQKGEMVVSGTVADVAARVMGRARVALEVVGDPASAATVLAADPRVSAPVWENGACRFAFEGEGAEASELLTALVTAGVRVSSFSREKEDLEALFLKIGAKEVS